The genomic DNA GCTGGGACAGGTAGTTGGCGTCGATGCGCCCGTTCTCGAACATCCAGCGCATCATGCCCATGACCAGGGCGCCGTCGGTGCCGGGCCGGATGGGAATCCAGTTGGACCGCTCCGCCGCCGCGCGGTTGTCGGCGTTGGTCAGCACCGGATCGACGACGACGTAGTTCAGGACGCCGTCCGTCCGCCCTTTGGCGAGCAGCATGGCCTGCCGCTTGAACGGGTTGCCGGCGTTCGACGGGGCGGTGCCGATGAACAGAACGAACTCGGCGTTCTGCAGGTCCGGCTTGGCGTGCGGCATCTTCTTGGCGTCGCCGAAAACCGCCCCCGAACCGGAGCGGTAGGCGCCGCCGCAGTAGGAGCCGTGGCCGACGAAGTTGATCGTCCCCAACGCCTGGTTGAAGAAACGCCGCACGAACGGCTCCCGCCCGTCGTTGACCGACGACAGCAGGGCCACCTGGTTGACCTTCGGCCCCAGTTCGGGGGCGGCCGGGTCGATGGGCGTCTTCAGGTCGCGCAGCGCCCGCAGGCCGGGCACCGGGCCTTCGCCGAACAGGTCGCCGCCCTCCGCGATCTCCTCGACCAGCCGGTCGAAGGCGATGGGTTCCCATTGGCCGGAGCCGCGCGGGCCGACGCGCTTCATCGGCGTGGCGACGCGGAAGGGCGAGGTCAGCATCTCCAGCGCCGCGTTGCCCCGCCCGCAGGCGGTCGAGCGGCCCTTCAGCCCCTTCTCGTCCAGCCGCGACAGCGACTTGAAGCTCTCCTTGATCGGCGTGCCGTAGGGCAGGAAGGGATCGGTGGACAGCGGGCTGTAGGGGTTTCCGGCGACGCGCAGCACCTTGTTCTTCTCGACATCCACCCGGACGCGGACGCCGCACAGGGTGGTGCAGCCGAGGCAGGCGACGTTGGCGACGATCTGGCCCGGCGTCGGGGTGAGGTCGCCGGTTGCCGGATCGACGCGGAATTCGGGGGCCGGGGCGTTGCCGGAGATGGCGTGGTCGGGCTTGTCCCCGGCCCAGGCGCCCTTCACGAGCTTGCGCCCGGTGTCGGAGAAGCCGCCCGCGAAGGCGGCGAGCGCGCCGCCCGCGGCGCTGGTCTTCAGAAGGAGGCGACGGGAAATCGACATGATGGGTGCTCCGTTCACTCGGCGGCGGCCACGGTTCCGGCAGGCGCCTGGGCGGCGCGGGCCGGAGCGGGCGCCGGGCGGCGCGGGGAAGGCAGGATGGCGGTGAGGGCGATCAGCAGGAACAGCCAGAGTCCGGCCGTGCCGACGATTCCCAGCAGCCCCTCCGGACCGGCGGGCAGCGCGTAGTCGTAGAAGCCGGCGCCGGTCTTCGGCACGGTCTGGCCGCCGATGAACACGGTCCAGCGGAACATCCAGGCACCGTGCAGGGCGATCAGCCCGGTCAGCAGCCCCGTCCCGGCGGGCTTGGCGACGGCGATGGCGAAGGGCAGCGCGGTGGCGGCGACGGCCCAGACGGCGGTGACGCGCCATGCCTCCGACCCGGCGACGCTGCCCAGCGCCTCCGCGTGGGTAGCGTCCAGCCCGAACAGGCCGAGCGCCAGCCACAGCGCGCCGACCAGCATGACGCCGCCCAGGACGCCGGCGAGCAGCCGGTTCGCCCGCACCTCCACCGCGCGGTCGTTGCCGGCGGCGAAGCGGTTCAGCACCAGCACCAGACCGGCGGCGCCGGCCAGCGCGGTCATCAGGAACTGCACGGGCAGGAAGGGCGTGTGCCACAGCGGGCGCGCCTTGACCACCGCGACCTCCGCCCCGGTGTAGAGGGCGACGAGGAGCGCGCCCACCAGGGCGAACAGACCGGCGGCGCGGATCAGCGCGTCGTTGCGCCCGCCGCCCAGCGACGCCAGCCGGTAGAGCGCCGCAAGGCGGCTGTCCACCCGGCCATGGGCCTGCAACTCCTCGCGGAAGCAGGCCCAGCCGTAGGCCAGCAGGCCGGTGACGTAGAGGGGGATGAAGACCGAGCCCCACCACATCCACGATGTCGGGCGCAGCACGACGTAGAAGTGCCAGAAGCGGCCCGGCTGGTGGAGGTCCGACAGCAGCGCCACCGGGGCGGCCAGCCCGCAGGTCAGCGCCACCAGCAGGGCGACGCGCCCCAGCGCGCGCCAGTCCTCCCGGGCGAAAGCGTAGCCGGGGAGGCTGAGCAGCAGGCCGCCGACCGACAGGCCGATCAGGAAGAAATACTGGACGGCCCAGGGAAGCCACGCGACCTCGCGGGTCACATTGATGACCTCGACGATATGGTTGTCCATCACGCGTGCTCCTTCTCGGCGTGGGGCTGGCTGCTGGGCTTCCAGAGCGTCGGCGTGCCGTCGACCTTGCCCTGGAAGCGGGGGTCGAGGCCGAGATAGAAGACGCGGGGCTGGGTTCCCTGCTCCGGCTTCAGCACCTTGGGGTTCTCCTCGCGGACCAGGGTGGCGACGGCGCTGTCCGGGTCGTTCAGGTCACCGAAGATGCGGGCGCCGCCGACGCAGGTCTCCACGCAGGCGGGCAGCAGCCCGGCCTCCACGCGGTGGACGCAGAAGGTGCATTTGTCGGCGGTCTGGGTTTCGTGGTTGATGAAGCGCGCGTCGTAGGGGCAGGCCTGGACGCAATAGGCGCAGCCGACGCAGACGGTGTTGTCCACCACGACGATACCGTCCCGGCGCTGGAAGGTCGCTCCGGTTGGACAGACGGGGATGCAGGGCGGATCCTCGCAATGGTTGCACAGGCGCGGCAGCATGTAGCTGCCGGCCTTGCCCTGCTCCGTCACCTCATAGGTGGAGACGATGGTGCGGAAGCTGTTTTCCGGAACGTCGTTCTCCATGATGCAGGCGACCGTGCAGGCTTGGCAGCCCACGCATTTGCCCACGTCCACCACCATCGCCCAGCGGTGCGCCGGATCGCCGTCCCGGCGGAGCGACGCACCGCTGGGCGCGGCGGCGGCTGGCATCGTCGCCACCGTCGCGGCCCCGATGGTCGCGGCGCCGGCGCCGAGGCAGAAGTTGCGCCTTGATCGGTCCATGGCTGGCCTCTTCGCACCTGATTCCTTCGGCCGCGACGAACCGCGGCCCTACGGTGCGAAGGGTACCGGCGCCCTGCCCCCGTTCCCATTGGGGGCATCCCTACACTTCTTAGGGTAAACCCCAGTGACGACATGCCGCAGGGGGCGGTCGTTCAAGGCAATCGCGTTTGACCTTCATAGCCCTCTCCCCTCTGGGGAGAGGGTGGCCCGGAGGGCCGGTGAGGGGGATGCGCGTGGCGATACGTCCGGCACAAGTGCGACCCCCTCACCCTAACCCTCTCCCCGGAGGGGAGAGGGGATTTCAAATGCGATCAGCCCTTGAGGGTGTCGACGACCGCGCGGGCCACGCCGGCGTGGGTGGCGTCCCGTTCCTTGAAGGTGTCGGGCGTCTCGGTCAGGTAGCTGGTGATCAGCAGCGGCGCCCTGCCCTCCGGCCAGACGATGCCGATGTCGTTGGCCGTCCCGCGCACGCCGGTGCCGGTCTTGTCGCCGATGCGCCAGCCCTTCGGCAGGCCGGCGCGCAGGCGCTTGTCACCGGTCCGGTTGGCGACCATCCAGGCGATGAGCTGGTCGCGCGACGCCGACGTCAACGCGTCGCCCAGCATCAGCCGCTCCATGCTGTGGACCATCGCCGCGGGCGTGGTGGTGTCGCGGGGATCGCCGGGAATGGCGCTGTTCAGCGACGGCTCGTTGCGGTCCAGCCGGGTCTTCCGGTCGCCCAGCGTGCGCAGGAAGGCGGTCAGCCCGGCGGGATCGCCCACCGCCGGCAGCAGCAGGTTTGCCGCCACGTTGTCGCTGAGCGTCATTGTGGCCTCGCACAGCTCGGCCACCGTGGGGGGCGGGCCGTCGAGGCGGGTTTCGGCGAAGGGGGCGTAGGGGACCATGTCCGCCTTGGTCACTCGAATGCGCCGGTCCAGCCGCTCCCGCCCCTCGTCCACCTGCTTCAGGACGGCGCCAGCCAAAAGAAATTTGAAGGTGCT from Azospirillum brasilense includes the following:
- the nrfD gene encoding NrfD/PsrC family molybdoenzyme membrane anchor subunit, with protein sequence MDNHIVEVINVTREVAWLPWAVQYFFLIGLSVGGLLLSLPGYAFAREDWRALGRVALLVALTCGLAAPVALLSDLHQPGRFWHFYVVLRPTSWMWWGSVFIPLYVTGLLAYGWACFREELQAHGRVDSRLAALYRLASLGGGRNDALIRAAGLFALVGALLVALYTGAEVAVVKARPLWHTPFLPVQFLMTALAGAAGLVLVLNRFAAGNDRAVEVRANRLLAGVLGGVMLVGALWLALGLFGLDATHAEALGSVAGSEAWRVTAVWAVAATALPFAIAVAKPAGTGLLTGLIALHGAWMFRWTVFIGGQTVPKTGAGFYDYALPAGPEGLLGIVGTAGLWLFLLIALTAILPSPRRPAPAPARAAQAPAGTVAAAE
- the dsrO gene encoding sulfate reduction electron transfer complex DsrMKJOP subunit DsrO — its product is MDRSRRNFCLGAGAATIGAATVATMPAAAAPSGASLRRDGDPAHRWAMVVDVGKCVGCQACTVACIMENDVPENSFRTIVSTYEVTEQGKAGSYMLPRLCNHCEDPPCIPVCPTGATFQRRDGIVVVDNTVCVGCAYCVQACPYDARFINHETQTADKCTFCVHRVEAGLLPACVETCVGGARIFGDLNDPDSAVATLVREENPKVLKPEQGTQPRVFYLGLDPRFQGKVDGTPTLWKPSSQPHAEKEHA
- the bla gene encoding class A beta-lactamase, whose product is MIGRRAFLAAAGGVTLLAATGVKAEKPRKFGDKRLADAIAALEKRSGGRLGVAVLDTGTGQSFGHRADERFPMCSTFKFLLAGAVLKQVDEGRERLDRRIRVTKADMVPYAPFAETRLDGPPPTVAELCEATMTLSDNVAANLLLPAVGDPAGLTAFLRTLGDRKTRLDRNEPSLNSAIPGDPRDTTTPAAMVHSMERLMLGDALTSASRDQLIAWMVANRTGDKRLRAGLPKGWRIGDKTGTGVRGTANDIGIVWPEGRAPLLITSYLTETPDTFKERDATHAGVARAVVDTLKG